Proteins encoded within one genomic window of Lysinibacillus louembei:
- the rpsK gene encoding 30S ribosomal protein S11: MARKQQTRKRRVKKNIESGIAHIRSTFNNTIVTITDMQGNAVSWSSAGALGFRGSRKSTPFAAQMAAETAAKASLEHGLKTLEVTVKGPGAGREAAIRALQAAGLDVTAIKDVTPVPHNGCRPPKRRRV; the protein is encoded by the coding sequence ATGGCTCGTAAACAACAAACTCGTAAACGTCGTGTGAAAAAGAATATTGAATCTGGTATTGCACACATTCGTTCTACATTTAACAATACAATCGTAACGATTACAGATATGCAAGGTAACGCTGTATCTTGGTCAAGCGCTGGTGCTCTTGGTTTCCGTGGTTCACGTAAATCTACACCATTTGCTGCTCAAATGGCTGCTGAAACAGCTGCAAAAGCATCCCTTGAACATGGTCTAAAAACGTTGGAAGTAACTGTTAAAGGTCCTGGTGCTGGTCGTGAAGCTGCTATTCGTGCACTTCAAGCTGCTGGTTTAGATGTAACTGCTATTAAAGACGTTACTCCAGTTCCACATAACGGTTGCCGTCCGCCAAAACGTCGTCGCGTGTAG
- a CDS encoding DNA-directed RNA polymerase subunit alpha, which translates to MIEIEKPKIETVEISEDAKYGKFVVEPLERGYGNTLGNSLRRILLSSLPGAAVTSIQIDGVLHEFSTVEGVVEDVASIILNVKKLALKIYSDEEKVIEIDVKGDGTVTAADITHDSDVEILNPDLYIATIAKNGHLRMRMYAQRGRGYTPADQNKREDLPIGVIPIDSIYTPVSRVNFQVENTRVGQNSDYDKLSLDVWTDGSIGPKEAISLGAKILTEHLNIFVGMTNEAQTAEIMVEKEEDQKEKVLEMTIEELDLSVRSYNCLKRAGINTVLELANKSEDDMMKVRNLGRKSLEEVKAKLEELGLGLRKED; encoded by the coding sequence ATGATCGAAATTGAAAAACCAAAGATTGAGACAGTGGAGATCAGCGAAGATGCCAAATATGGCAAGTTTGTTGTAGAACCGCTAGAGCGCGGATATGGAAACACTTTGGGAAATTCTTTACGTCGTATCCTTCTGTCTTCATTACCAGGAGCTGCTGTAACGTCAATTCAAATTGACGGCGTATTACACGAATTCTCTACTGTAGAAGGCGTTGTAGAAGATGTTGCTTCAATTATCTTAAACGTGAAAAAGTTAGCTTTAAAAATCTACTCTGACGAAGAAAAAGTCATTGAGATTGATGTAAAAGGTGATGGAACGGTTACTGCTGCTGACATTACACATGACAGCGACGTTGAAATTTTAAATCCAGATCTATATATTGCAACAATCGCGAAAAACGGTCATTTACGTATGCGTATGTATGCGCAACGTGGTCGTGGCTATACTCCTGCTGATCAAAACAAACGTGAGGATCTTCCTATCGGCGTGATCCCGATCGACTCTATTTACACTCCAGTTTCACGCGTCAATTTCCAAGTGGAAAACACTCGTGTTGGACAAAACTCTGATTACGATAAGTTATCACTTGATGTATGGACAGATGGAAGTATCGGTCCGAAAGAGGCGATTTCGCTTGGAGCGAAAATTTTAACAGAGCATTTAAACATTTTCGTAGGCATGACAAATGAAGCGCAAACTGCTGAAATCATGGTAGAAAAAGAAGAAGACCAAAAAGAAAAGGTTTTAGAGATGACTATCGAAGAGCTAGATCTTTCTGTTCGTTCTTACAACTGTTTAAAACGCGCAGGTATCAATACGGTGCTTGAATTAGCGAATAAATCAGAAGATGACATGATGAAAGTGCGTAACCTTGGTCGCAAGTCTTTAGAAGAAGTTAAAGCGAAGTTAGAAGAGCTTGGTTTAGGATTACGTAAAGAAGACTAA
- the rplQ gene encoding 50S ribosomal protein L17: MGYRKLGRTSSQRKAMLRDLATDLIINERIETTEARAKEVRKAVEKMITLGKRGDLHARRQAAAFIRRELVTKTDEEGNETTSFALQKLFDDVAPRYAERQGGYTRILKVGPRRGDGAPVVVIELV, from the coding sequence ATGGGTTACAGAAAACTTGGTCGTACAAGTTCTCAACGTAAAGCGATGTTACGTGACTTAGCTACTGACTTAATCATCAACGAGCGCATCGAAACAACTGAAGCTCGCGCGAAGGAAGTTCGTAAAGCTGTTGAAAAAATGATTACTTTAGGTAAACGCGGTGATTTACATGCTCGTCGTCAAGCGGCTGCATTTATCCGTCGTGAGTTAGTAACAAAAACTGACGAAGAAGGTAACGAAACAACTTCATTCGCACTACAAAAATTGTTCGATGATGTTGCACCACGTTACGCAGAGCGTCAAGGTGGTTACACTCGTATCCTTAAAGTAGGTCCTCGTCGTGGAGACGGCGCACCTGTAGTTGTGATTGAACTAGTTTAA
- a CDS encoding energy-coupling factor ABC transporter ATP-binding protein: MTEILSFHNVTFSYTPEDEAARKAVQNVSFSVQQGEWIAIVGHNGSGKSTMAKLMNGLLFPAEGEVRVLRDPLTEENLWDIRSQVGMVFQNPDNQFVGATVQDDVAFSLENNGVAYEEMVTRVKDALKQVKMDQFLNHEPHHLSGGQKQRVAIAGALAIYPKVLILDEATSMLDPQGRDEVLGTVQALREKIGLTVISITHDLEEAMLADRIIFMNDGKKYAEGTPNEIFALGEELIAFGLDLPFAMKMTKLLQQQGVKLVGQHMTEEELVNDLWTSNFNK, from the coding sequence ATGACAGAAATTTTATCTTTTCACAATGTGACATTTTCTTATACACCCGAAGATGAAGCAGCACGTAAAGCAGTGCAAAATGTTTCATTTAGCGTGCAACAAGGAGAATGGATTGCAATCGTTGGCCATAATGGTTCAGGTAAATCAACAATGGCAAAGCTCATGAACGGTTTATTATTCCCAGCTGAAGGTGAAGTACGTGTATTGCGTGATCCTTTAACAGAGGAAAACCTGTGGGATATACGGTCACAAGTTGGGATGGTGTTCCAAAACCCTGACAATCAATTTGTTGGTGCAACAGTGCAGGACGATGTTGCATTTTCATTAGAAAACAATGGTGTAGCATATGAAGAAATGGTTACACGTGTAAAGGATGCATTAAAGCAAGTAAAAATGGATCAGTTTTTAAACCATGAACCACATCATTTATCTGGAGGGCAGAAGCAACGTGTAGCCATTGCAGGCGCATTAGCGATATACCCGAAAGTTTTAATATTAGATGAAGCTACATCCATGTTAGACCCACAAGGGCGCGATGAAGTGTTAGGTACAGTACAAGCGTTACGTGAAAAAATTGGATTAACAGTTATTTCGATTACACATGATTTAGAAGAAGCAATGCTAGCAGACCGTATTATTTTTATGAATGATGGCAAAAAATATGCAGAAGGTACACCGAATGAGATTTTTGCGCTAGGTGAAGAATTAATTGCATTTGGCTTAGATTTACCTTTTGCAATGAAAATGACAAAGCTCTTACAGCAGCAAGGTGTTAAGCTAGTAGGGCAACATATGACAGAAGAAGAGCTGGTGAATGATTTATGGACATCAAACTTCAACAAGTAA
- a CDS encoding energy-coupling factor ABC transporter ATP-binding protein, giving the protein MDIKLQQVSYAYGKDTPFEKYALYDVDLVIPHQSYQAIIGHTGSGKSTILQHFNGLLKPSTGEVHIGDRIIEAGKKAKELKPVRQKVGIVFQFPEHQLFEETVLKDIMFGPMNFGVSAEEAERRARELIALVGLPEEVLEKSPFDLSGGQMRRVAIAGVLAMQPEVIVLDEPTAGLDPRGQKEIMDMFYQLHQTQGLTTILVTHSMEDAARYADRIAIMHEGRCVVIGEPRAIFADVETLTKYRLEPPRIVRFQQRVEKLIGETLPKVCLTEEELAIELAQAVKKGRDQK; this is encoded by the coding sequence ATGGACATCAAACTTCAACAAGTAAGCTATGCTTATGGGAAAGATACGCCATTTGAAAAATATGCGCTATATGATGTGGATTTAGTGATTCCTCATCAATCGTATCAAGCAATTATCGGACATACGGGCTCGGGGAAATCAACTATCTTACAGCACTTTAATGGGCTATTAAAGCCTTCTACAGGTGAAGTCCATATCGGCGATCGCATAATTGAAGCAGGAAAGAAAGCTAAGGAGCTAAAGCCTGTACGTCAAAAAGTAGGTATCGTTTTTCAATTTCCAGAGCATCAATTATTTGAAGAAACAGTATTAAAGGATATTATGTTTGGACCAATGAATTTTGGGGTTTCTGCGGAAGAGGCAGAGCGTCGAGCACGTGAACTGATTGCACTTGTAGGTTTACCAGAGGAAGTGCTAGAAAAATCACCCTTTGATTTATCAGGAGGGCAAATGCGCAGGGTAGCAATTGCGGGTGTTTTGGCAATGCAGCCAGAGGTCATCGTATTAGATGAACCAACAGCAGGCTTAGACCCACGTGGTCAAAAGGAAATTATGGACATGTTCTATCAATTGCATCAAACACAAGGGCTAACAACGATTCTTGTGACACATAGCATGGAGGATGCAGCACGCTACGCTGATCGCATTGCGATTATGCATGAAGGTCGCTGTGTAGTGATAGGAGAGCCTAGAGCTATTTTTGCAGATGTGGAAACGTTAACGAAATATCGACTCGAACCACCACGAATTGTTCGCTTCCAGCAGCGCGTGGAGAAATTGATAGGTGAGACATTGCCGAAAGTGTGTTTAACAGAGGAAGAGCTAGCGATTGAATTAGCACAGGCTGTCAAGAAGGGGCGTGACCAAAAATGA
- a CDS encoding energy-coupling factor transporter transmembrane component T family protein, with amino-acid sequence MMEKMIFGRYIPGNSFVHKLDPRAKLIFVFAFIVVVFLANNVVTYAALLTFTLFIILISRIRLYFLINGLKPIIFLMIFTFLLHTLFTREGAVVLDLGFLKIYEQGLRQGIFISIRFLVLVFMTSILTLTTSPISITDGLEVLLNPLKKIKVPVHELALMMSISLRFIPTLMDETDKIMKAQMARGSDLSAGPIKDRLKAVVPLLVPLFVSAFKRAEDLATAMEVRGYRGGEGRTRYRQLKWDYRDTICVISLIMLTAVLVFYRN; translated from the coding sequence ATGATGGAGAAAATGATTTTTGGTCGCTACATTCCAGGCAATTCATTTGTACATAAGCTAGACCCACGAGCGAAGCTTATTTTTGTTTTTGCTTTTATCGTTGTTGTCTTCTTAGCAAATAATGTTGTCACGTATGCGGCACTTCTTACATTCACACTGTTTATTATATTAATATCTCGCATTCGCCTATATTTTTTGATTAATGGTTTAAAGCCAATTATCTTTTTAATGATCTTTACATTTTTATTGCATACGTTGTTTACGCGTGAAGGTGCAGTCGTTTTAGATTTAGGCTTCTTAAAAATTTATGAACAGGGCTTGAGACAAGGTATTTTTATTTCGATTCGCTTTTTAGTGCTCGTATTTATGACATCGATTTTAACATTAACAACATCGCCAATTTCGATTACAGATGGTCTTGAAGTATTGCTTAATCCATTAAAGAAAATTAAAGTGCCTGTGCATGAATTAGCATTAATGATGTCAATTTCACTGCGCTTTATTCCAACATTAATGGATGAAACGGATAAAATTATGAAAGCACAAATGGCACGTGGCTCTGATTTAAGCGCAGGGCCAATCAAGGATCGCTTAAAGGCAGTTGTTCCATTATTAGTGCCACTTTTCGTCAGTGCCTTTAAACGTGCTGAAGATTTAGCGACAGCGATGGAAGTGCGTGGCTATCGTGGTGGAGAAGGTAGAACGCGCTATCGTCAATTAAAGTGGGATTATCGTGATACGATTTGTGTTATCTCACTCATCATGTTGACAGCTGTGCTCGTATTTTATCGAAACTAG
- the truA gene encoding tRNA pseudouridine(38-40) synthase TruA yields the protein MRLKATISYDGTQFSGYQVQPGERTVQLELEKVLMKMHKGERVHVTASGRTDARVHATGQVIHFDTSLAIPTDSYQKALNVQLPSDIRVLAVEQVAQDFHARYSVTGKRYRYIWDCSKVQSPFRRFYTVETRGIKPNIEAMYEAAQLIVGTHDFTCFCAANTSVVDKVRTVHSLELEWIGDELHMTIAGNGFLYNMVRIIAGTLWEVGIGRREARTVAEAIEAQDRSKAGKTAPAHGLYLEEVFY from the coding sequence ATGAGATTAAAAGCAACAATTAGCTATGATGGTACACAATTTTCTGGCTATCAAGTACAGCCTGGTGAGCGAACAGTGCAACTAGAGCTAGAAAAGGTATTAATGAAAATGCACAAAGGTGAGCGTGTGCATGTCACTGCGAGTGGTCGTACAGATGCACGTGTGCATGCAACTGGGCAAGTAATTCATTTTGATACATCGTTAGCAATTCCCACTGATAGTTATCAAAAGGCGTTAAATGTCCAGCTACCAAGCGATATTCGCGTTTTAGCTGTAGAGCAAGTAGCACAGGATTTCCATGCTCGCTATAGCGTAACAGGTAAACGTTATCGCTATATTTGGGATTGTAGTAAAGTACAAAGTCCATTTCGACGCTTTTATACAGTAGAAACGAGAGGCATCAAACCGAATATTGAAGCGATGTATGAAGCGGCACAACTGATTGTTGGCACACATGATTTCACGTGTTTTTGTGCAGCTAATACGAGTGTTGTTGATAAAGTGCGTACAGTTCATTCATTAGAATTAGAATGGATTGGTGATGAGCTACATATGACAATTGCAGGCAATGGCTTTTTATATAATATGGTGCGTATTATTGCAGGTACGCTATGGGAGGTTGGCATTGGTCGTCGTGAAGCTCGAACAGTAGCGGAGGCAATTGAAGCGCAGGATCGCAGTAAGGCAGGAAAAACTGCACCTGCCCATGGACTTTATTTGGAGGAAGTGTTTTATTAG
- the rplM gene encoding 50S ribosomal protein L13, which translates to MRTTFMAKGHEVERKWLVVDAEGQTLGRLASEVAAILRGKHKPTFTPNVDTGDHVIIINADKIELTGNKLEGKIYYRHTQFAGGLKQRTAGEMKEKYPTQMIELAVKGMLPKNSLGRKMFGKLNVYAGAEHPHAAQKPEAYELRG; encoded by the coding sequence ATGCGTACAACATTCATGGCTAAAGGTCACGAAGTAGAACGTAAATGGTTAGTAGTTGACGCAGAAGGCCAAACTCTTGGACGTTTAGCTTCTGAAGTAGCTGCCATTTTACGTGGTAAACATAAACCAACTTTCACACCAAACGTTGACACAGGTGATCACGTAATCATCATCAACGCTGACAAAATCGAATTAACAGGTAACAAATTAGAGGGTAAAATCTATTACCGTCACACTCAATTCGCTGGTGGTTTAAAACAACGCACAGCTGGCGAAATGAAAGAAAAATACCCAACTCAAATGATCGAGTTAGCGGTTAAAGGGATGCTTCCTAAAAACTCTTTAGGTCGTAAAATGTTCGGCAAACTTAATGTTTATGCTGGCGCAGAGCACCCACATGCAGCACAAAAACCAGAAGCATACGAGCTTCGTGGATAA
- the rpsI gene encoding 30S ribosomal protein S9 has product MAQVQYIGTGRRKSSVARVRLVPGEGTIVINNRDVADYLPYETLLLIINQPLEATETKGSYDVHVNVNGGGFTGQAGAIRHGIARALLQVDPDFRPALKSAGLLTRDARMKERKKPGLRGARRSPQFSKR; this is encoded by the coding sequence TTGGCACAAGTTCAATACATCGGCACAGGTCGCCGTAAAAGCTCAGTAGCTCGCGTACGTTTAGTACCAGGCGAAGGCACAATCGTAATCAACAACCGTGATGTTGCTGATTACCTACCATACGAAACTTTACTTTTAATCATCAACCAACCACTTGAAGCAACTGAAACAAAAGGTAGCTACGACGTTCACGTAAATGTAAACGGTGGTGGTTTCACAGGTCAAGCTGGTGCAATCCGTCACGGTATCGCACGCGCTTTATTACAAGTTGACCCAGATTTCCGTCCAGCACTTAAATCTGCAGGTTTATTAACTCGTGATGCACGTATGAAAGAGCGTAAAAAACCAGGTTTACGCGGCGCTCGTCGTTCACCACAGTTCTCGAAGCGTTAA